A single genomic interval of Amblyraja radiata isolate CabotCenter1 chromosome 3, sAmbRad1.1.pri, whole genome shotgun sequence harbors:
- the LOC116971551 gene encoding forkhead box protein D3-like translates to MTLRGDLRVAGHRKVVGQEEAEIDILGDDEQGEEEEEESDGQRRRGLYFVSGRRDRGKARTGEAEHCETDGSVDSESCEVCPGMSAKPKANLAKPPYSYIALITMAILQSPQKKLTLSGICEFISSRFPYYREKFPAWQNSIRHNLSLNDCFIKIPREPGNPGKGNYWTLDPASEDMFDNGSFLRRRKRFKRYQHREAELAKERGALFLYHNITCYGRPYLLQPQAAFHHSPFGFTPETAVLSSPAQSLPDSRLSRKLQHAQPSSAARQAHLQVAGSKPGSDISGRPSFSIEDIIGSSTVQPCTLHPCSNSQTRPDYCSLLQSAPCLLATVLNMSTRTAYGHLNSPRRHALNHETAPALKLHSAAVCAVPECRTIQR, encoded by the coding sequence ATGACACTTCGTGGAGATCTCCGGGTCGCGGGTCACCGCAAGGTGGTGGGGCAGGAGGAAGCGGAGATCGACATCCTTGGGGATGACGAACAaggggaagaagaggaggaggagtccGATGGCCAAAGGCGGCGGGGTCTGTACTTTGTCAGCGGGAGACGGGACAGAGGCAAGGCGAGGACAGGAGAGGCAGAACACTGCGAGACAGACGGCTCGGTGGATTCTGAGAGTTGCGAGGTATGTCCCGGCATGAGCGCCAAGCCCAAGGCGAACCTGGCCAAACCTCCCTACTCATACATCGCGCTCATCACCATGGCCATCCTGCAAAGCCCCCAGAAGAAACTCACCCTGAGCGGCATATGCGAGTTCATCAGCAGCCGCTTCCCTTACTATCGGGAGAAGTTCCCCGCCTGGCAGAACTCCATCCGGCACAACCTGTCCCTCAATGACTGTTTCATCAAAATACCCCGTGAGCCCGGCAACCCCGGCAAGGGCAACTACTGGACTTTGGATCCGGCATCTGAGGACATGTTCGACAACGGCAGCTTCCTCCGCCGGAGGAAACGTTTCAAGAGGTACCAGCACCGAGAGGCCGAGCTGGCGAAGGAGCGCGGCGCATTGTTCCTCTATCACAATATCACCTGTTACGGCCGCCCTTACCTTCTACAGCCGCAGGCAGCCTTTCATCACTCCCCCTTCGGCTTCACCCCCGAGACTGCAGTCCTCTCCAGCCCCGCTCAAAGCCTACCCGACTCTCGCCTCAGCAGGAAGCTTCAGCACGCCCAGCCCAGCAGCGCTGCCCGCCAGGCACACCTTCAAGTCGCGGGTTCGAAGCCCGGCTCCGACATCTCCGGCCGCCCTTCCTTCAGCATCGAAGACATCATTGGAAGTTCAACTGTCCAACCGTGCACGCTGCATCCCTGCTCAAATTCTCAGACCCGGCCTGACTATTGTAGCCTTCTTCAATCAGCCCCTTGCCTGCTGGCTACAGTTTTAAACATGTCCACAAGGACAGCCTATGGCCACTTGAACAGTCCTCGGCGCCACGCTCTCAACCACGAAACAGCGCCCGCTCTGAAATTGCACTCAGCAGCAGTCTGTGCCGTCCCTGAGTGTCGGACAATCCAGCGTTAA